The following coding sequences lie in one Deinococcus sp. JMULE3 genomic window:
- a CDS encoding sensor histidine kinase has translation MPLRPSPPMLSAFLRRSDVRAFLRRPRVTPVVVFAALGILTTFLRSLVINPGEDPTLPLQSPASVAARAALAAAWFALTLWAVRPGTRGRLETAALWAAAAAVTVLVVWADRPAAALLVTPVVARYWLSLKGTLALFAALFVASIVIYLLIPPLATLGSPEEWLGLLGLVVLTLTQGGFTYAAFEFMLRHEDQQVTLRRAYRELRGLRAVELQHAALQERTHLSRELHDTLGHQLTALRLEAQRVRKLQQRDPLDPRIQAALDNVMARSGEALGGLQQVVSTLKPPDLDGSLGEALRDLTRTWPGEAHLRTDGVRGEWPSAHNLTVYRALQEALTNAHKHAPDCPVTARLTQGDHIELTVSNPRLPGLPPGPPSGRAGLSGLRARAEELGGTLRVRDGADTFELTLTLPLPGDPA, from the coding sequence GTGCCGCTCCGCCCCTCACCGCCGATGCTGAGTGCGTTCCTGCGCCGCAGCGACGTGCGGGCGTTCCTGCGCCGCCCGCGCGTGACGCCCGTCGTGGTGTTCGCCGCTCTGGGCATCCTGACGACGTTCCTGCGCAGCCTCGTGATCAACCCCGGCGAGGACCCGACCCTGCCCCTCCAGAGTCCGGCCAGTGTGGCCGCGCGCGCGGCGCTGGCGGCGGCGTGGTTCGCCCTGACGCTGTGGGCGGTCCGGCCGGGCACGCGGGGCCGACTGGAGACGGCCGCGCTGTGGGCGGCGGCGGCCGCCGTGACCGTGCTGGTCGTGTGGGCGGACCGTCCGGCGGCCGCGCTGCTGGTCACGCCGGTCGTCGCGCGCTACTGGCTGAGCCTGAAGGGCACCCTGGCGCTGTTCGCGGCGCTGTTCGTGGCGAGCATCGTGATCTACCTGCTGATCCCGCCACTGGCGACGCTGGGCAGCCCCGAGGAGTGGCTGGGCCTGCTGGGCCTGGTCGTGCTGACGCTGACGCAGGGGGGCTTCACGTACGCCGCGTTCGAGTTCATGCTGCGCCACGAGGACCAGCAGGTCACGCTGCGCCGCGCGTACCGCGAGCTGCGCGGGCTGCGGGCGGTGGAACTCCAGCACGCGGCGCTGCAGGAACGCACGCACCTGTCGCGTGAACTGCACGACACGCTCGGCCATCAGCTGACCGCGCTGCGGCTCGAGGCGCAGCGCGTCCGGAAACTGCAGCAGCGCGACCCGCTCGACCCGCGCATCCAGGCGGCGCTGGACAACGTCATGGCGCGCAGCGGCGAGGCGCTCGGGGGCCTGCAGCAGGTCGTGTCCACCCTGAAACCCCCGGACCTGGACGGCTCGCTGGGCGAGGCGCTGCGCGACCTCACCCGCACCTGGCCCGGCGAGGCGCACCTGCGCACGGACGGCGTGCGCGGCGAGTGGCCCTCGGCGCACAACCTCACGGTGTACCGGGCGCTGCAGGAGGCCCTCACGAACGCGCACAAGCACGCTCCGGACTGCCCGGTCACGGCCCGGCTCACGCAGGGGGACCACATCGAACTGACCGTGAGCAACCCGCGCCTGCCGGGCCTGCCGCCCGGGCCGCCGTCAGGCCGCGCGGGGCTGAGTGGCCTGCGCGCCCGCGCGGAGGAACTCGGCGGGACGCTGCGCGTCCGGGACGGCGCGGACACCTTCGAACTGACCCTGACGCTCCCGCTGCCCGGTGACCCCGCGTGA
- a CDS encoding alpha/beta fold hydrolase — translation MTTRPARAATGAAALLALTTSLVACKPPQTPEADALKPFTGQTLTWAACDPTILGSDQSRLFTQISARLSCADLSVPLDWNRPAAGKASVSLIRFAAADSAKRQGAIFFNPGGPGGDGLAFAPIYGYLWSRGGVKTPAAANLKTMTEQFDLIGFSPRGVGASSRLNCGTNELSDPIRPPATDRSEKNVQAMLREGKLVALACQKNPLTPFINTDATARDLNLARQLMGDQKLNYIGYSYGTWLGSWYAKLFPQHTGRMLLDGNTSFNAPFEETFGYQPMAFERDFRDSVAPYLARQHAYFGLGQSGAAVYAAQNGLDADLRAITSRYIAQFMYGRDDLPLIGVILRAAVTVSALIQANPQAGPDELSALAAQQTYLPDEAGNEEALGVALNLIQVREDLRGAAPAPVELDASSSVFTAVTCNDTPWSADLKAVRARDEQEARAYPLLGGASVANACYQWKGGPSVAQPAIPANMPPLLMLQNELDPATAQEGALNALNSTPGAKMIFIDDEPQHAAFPYGTACVDTPITEYFLTGNLPTAKKSDCAALPLPGEASTVPVPTAPGKTLKVQRGALCVAQPDLSALALREQDLQAASLGARQILTDNTRAFLTRSADPAQARLNVRDCR, via the coding sequence ATGACCACCCGACCCGCCCGCGCGGCCACCGGCGCCGCCGCGCTGCTCGCCCTGACCACCAGCCTCGTCGCCTGCAAGCCCCCCCAGACCCCCGAAGCGGACGCCCTGAAACCCTTCACCGGGCAGACGCTGACCTGGGCCGCGTGCGACCCCACCATCCTCGGCAGTGACCAGAGCCGCCTGTTCACGCAGATCAGCGCGCGCCTGAGCTGCGCCGACCTGAGCGTCCCCCTGGACTGGAACCGCCCCGCCGCCGGGAAGGCCAGCGTGTCCCTGATCCGCTTCGCCGCCGCCGACAGCGCCAAGCGCCAGGGCGCGATCTTCTTCAACCCCGGCGGTCCCGGCGGGGACGGCCTGGCGTTCGCGCCCATCTACGGGTACCTGTGGTCCAGGGGCGGCGTGAAGACCCCGGCCGCCGCGAACCTGAAGACCATGACCGAGCAGTTCGACCTGATCGGCTTCTCCCCGCGCGGCGTGGGCGCCAGCAGCCGCCTGAACTGCGGCACGAACGAACTGAGCGACCCCATCCGCCCCCCCGCCACCGACCGCAGCGAGAAGAACGTCCAGGCCATGCTCCGCGAGGGCAAACTCGTCGCGCTGGCCTGCCAGAAGAACCCCCTGACCCCCTTCATCAACACCGACGCCACCGCCCGCGACCTGAACCTCGCGCGGCAACTGATGGGCGACCAGAAACTGAACTACATCGGGTACTCCTACGGCACCTGGCTCGGCTCCTGGTACGCCAAGCTGTTCCCGCAGCACACCGGCCGCATGCTGCTCGACGGGAACACCTCCTTCAACGCGCCCTTCGAGGAGACCTTCGGGTACCAGCCCATGGCCTTCGAACGGGACTTCCGCGACTCGGTCGCCCCGTACCTGGCGCGGCAGCACGCGTACTTCGGGCTGGGTCAGTCCGGCGCGGCCGTGTACGCCGCGCAGAACGGCCTGGACGCCGACCTGCGCGCCATCACCAGCCGGTACATCGCGCAGTTCATGTACGGCCGCGACGACCTGCCCCTGATCGGCGTGATCCTGCGCGCCGCCGTGACCGTCAGCGCCCTGATCCAGGCCAACCCGCAGGCAGGCCCGGACGAGCTGAGCGCCCTCGCCGCGCAGCAGACGTACCTGCCGGACGAGGCCGGGAACGAGGAAGCGCTCGGCGTCGCCCTGAACCTCATCCAGGTGCGCGAGGACCTGCGCGGCGCGGCCCCCGCCCCGGTGGAACTCGACGCGTCCTCCTCGGTGTTCACCGCCGTCACCTGCAACGACACGCCCTGGAGTGCCGACCTGAAGGCCGTCCGCGCCCGCGACGAGCAGGAAGCCCGGGCGTACCCGCTGCTCGGCGGGGCGTCGGTCGCCAACGCCTGCTACCAGTGGAAGGGCGGCCCCAGCGTCGCTCAGCCCGCCATTCCCGCGAACATGCCGCCCCTGCTGATGCTCCAGAACGAACTCGACCCCGCCACCGCGCAGGAAGGCGCCCTGAATGCCCTGAACAGCACGCCCGGCGCGAAGATGATCTTCATCGACGACGAACCGCAGCACGCCGCGTTCCCCTACGGCACCGCCTGCGTGGACACGCCCATCACCGAGTACTTCCTGACCGGCAACCTGCCCACCGCGAAGAAGAGCGACTGCGCGGCCCTGCCGCTGCCCGGCGAGGCCAGCACCGTCCCGGTCCCGACTGCCCCGGGCAAGACCCTGAAGGTGCAGCGCGGCGCGCTGTGCGTCGCCCAGCCGGACCTCAGCGCCCTGGCGCTGCGCGAGCAGGACCTGCAGGCCGCCAGCCTCGGCGCCCGGCAGATCCTCACGGACAACACCCGCGCGTTCCTGACCCGCAGCGCCGACCCCGCCCAGGCCCGCCTGAACGTCCGCGACTGCCGCTGA